The genomic window CCCGAGGCCGAGGCATCCGTAGATGCACGCCTTGGGACTTCCGCCGACGAGCATGGCCGCGCGGCAGTCCTCGATGCCCTCGTACTCGAGGCGCTGGACGGCGTTCTCGGTCGACCCGGCGCAGTGGACGACCGCGACGAGTGGCGTCATCTCCCCCGCGTCGAGCCCCATCACCTCGGCGACGCTCTGTGCCGTCTCGGAGCCGCCGGGCGGACACGCGTTCGGCGGCGCCTCGCCCTTGACGATCGCCTCGGCCAGCCCGGCGCAGCCCGGGTAGCCGCACGCGCCGCAGTTCGCGCCCGGCAGGAGCTCGAGCACCTGCTCGACACGGGGGTCGCGCCTCACGGCGAACACCCTGGACGCGATGGCGAGGATCGTCCCGAAGACGATGGCCATGGCGGTCAGAGCGACGACGGATATGACGACGACGGAGTCCATCCTGCTCCTTCTATCCGATCTTGAGTCCCGAGAATCCCATGAACGCCATCGCCATGAGCCCGGCCACGATGAACGTGATCGGGATGCCGCGCATCGACTTCGGCACGTCGAGGAGGTCGAGGCGCTCGCGGATGGCGGCCATCAACACGAGGGCCAGCGTGAAGCCGAGCCCCGCCGAGAACCCGTGGACCACCGTGTAGATGAAGCTGGCCGCCGCCGGGAGGTCGGCGTTCATGAAGTCCTCGACGTTCACGACCGCCACGCCGAGCACGGCGCAGTTCGTCGTGATGAGCGGCAGGTAGATGCCGAGCGAACGGTGAAGCGCAGGCGACGTCTTCTCGATGACCATCTCGACGAACTGCACGAGCGTCGCGATGACCAGGATGAACGCGATGGTCCGGAGATACGTGATGCCGAACGGCTCCAGCACGTACGTGTAGATGAACCACGTGACGAGCGAGGCCATCGTCATCACGAAGATGACGGCCATGCCCATGCCGAGCGCCGAGTCCGAGTCCTTCGAAACCCCGACGAACGGGCAGAGCCCCAGGAACCGCATCAGAACGAAGTTCGATACGAAGACGGCCCCGATGATGATGGCGAAGAGCTGGCCTAAGTCCATACTACGACTCCTCGCTCTTCCTGCGGCGCATCGCGTCGATCATGTTGAAGTAACCCATCAGGAGCCCCATCGTGATGAACGCGCCTGGCGCCAGGATCATCATGAGCACCGGTTTGTAGCCGGGCCCGAAGACCATGTAGCCGAAGAGCTTCCCGTCCCCCATGATCTCGCGGATGGCACTCACGGTCACGAGCGCGAACGTGAAGCCGATGCCCATGCCGACGGCGTCGAGGATCGAGAGCCCGAGGCCGTTCTTCGAAGCGAACGCCTCGGCTCTTCCCAGAATGATGCAGTTCACGACGATGAGCGGGATGAAGATGCCGAGGCTCTTCGAGAGCTCCGGCAGGTACGCCCCCATCACGAGCTCGACGATCGTCACGAAGGTCGCGATGACGACGATGAAGCACGGGATCCTGACCTTCGCGGGAATCGCCTTCCGGACGAGCGAGATGACGATGTTCGAGCCGAGAAGCACGAACGTCGCCGCGCCGCCCATGCCGATGGCGTTCTCGACCGACGTCGAGACGGCCAGCGCGGGGCAGAGTCCCAGCGCCAGACGGAAGACGGGGTTCTCTCTGTAGACGCCCTTCACGAGCTCGTTGATGGCGCTCATGCCGCGTCCTCCCCGGTCGAGCCGTTCTGCGAGAGGGCCTCGTCGCCAGGCTCGGGCTCCGCGCCGCCGGCGTCAGGGTCGGTCTCGCCGCCGTTGTCGGCCCCGACGCCGCCGGCCCCGGCCCCGGCTCCGCCCTCGACGATCGACAGCAGATGCCCGAGCCCCTCGCGCACCGACGCCGTCACGGCCTCCGAGCTGATGGTCGCGCCCGTGATGGCGAGGATGCCGTCCTCGCTCTCGCTCTTGACGATTGCTAGCTCGTCGGCCGAGCGGCCGTCGAACTGAACCTGGAACCAGGGCCGCGCGCCCGACTCGTCGACTGCGCTTCCGCTCAGCATCGCCCAGAGCGTGTTCTCGGACGCCACCTCGGTCACCTTCGCGCCGAGGCCCGGCGTCTCCTGCTGGAAGACGATCTTGACGCCGCTGATGGTCCCGCCGGGCACGACCCCCACGATGGTCTCGATGGTGCTCGAGTAGCCCTTGCCGTACGCCGTGAACGTCCAGCCGATGACGTCGTCCCTCGCGTCGGTCCCGTAGGCCGTGTAGTAGACGAACGGCCGTCCCTGGAGCTCGGTGTCGGTCTCCGTCATCTCGAAGACCGCGTCGCCGGCGTCGGGGAGCACCTCGCGCCGGGCGTTCTCCTGCTCCTGGACCTTGTAGGCCGCGGTGATCTCGTGCGTCGCGTTGTAGACCGCCGAGAGCCCGAAGCTCGCGATGGCCGCGATCACGGCGAGGGTGCCGACCAGCCGCACGAAGTTACCCACGCTGCTTCACCTCCCCGAACGTCTTCGGCCGCGTGTGGCGGTCGATGAGAGGGACAGCGACGTTCATCAAGAGGATCGAGTAGCTGACGCCCTCCGGGTACCCGCCGATGAGGCGGATGACGACCGTGATGACGCCGCACCCCACGCCGAAGATCATCATCCCCTTCGGGGTCACGGGCGAGCTCACCATGTCGGTCGCCATGTAGAACGCGCCGAGCACGAGACCGCCCGCAAGCATGTGGAAGAGCGCGTTGCCGGTGAAGAACCCGTTCGCGCCGCCGAAGATCCACGTGAGAAGCGCCACTGTCCCGATGTAGGCCAGGGGGATCCGCCAGTCGATGTAGCGCTTGAACAGAAGATACGCCGCTCCCACCAGCAGCAGGAGCACCGAGGTCTCGCCGATGCACCCTCCGATGCGGCCGACGAAGAGGTTGAGCATCGTGTCGGCCGACCCGAGCTCCGTCAGGACCTCGCGGGCCTGCACGAGCTGGTGGGTCGTCGAGGACGGGTCGGCGAGGATCTCGTTGACCTTCCGCATGAGGGCGAGCGGCGTCGCCTGCGTCACGACGTCGACGCCCGAGAGTCCGGCGCCGGAGAGCGTGCCGCCCCTCGCGGGGAGCCACGTCGTCGTCATGGCCACGGGCCAGCTCGCGAGCAGGAACGCGCGGCCGAGGAGCGCGGGGTTCAGCGGGTTGTACCCGAGCCCGCCGAAGACCTGCTTGCCGATGGCGATGGCGAAGACGGATCCCACGACCGGCATCCACCACGGGACGCCGGGCGGGAGGTTGAAGGCCAGCAGGATGCCCGTGACCAGCGCGCTGCCGTCCGCGATGGTGACGGGCACGTTCCGCATGCGCTGGATGAGCGCTTCGGTCGCGAGGCAGGTCACGCACGCGATGAGCGTCAGGTAGAGCGCGCGCAGACCATAGAAGTAGACCGATCCGACGAGCGCCGGGATCAGCGCGATGACGACGCCGTACA from Candidatus Effluviviaceae Genus V sp. includes these protein-coding regions:
- a CDS encoding RnfABCDGE type electron transport complex subunit B, whose protein sequence is MDSVVVISVVALTAMAIVFGTILAIASRVFAVRRDPRVEQVLELLPGANCGACGYPGCAGLAEAIVKGEAPPNACPPGGSETAQSVAEVMGLDAGEMTPLVAVVHCAGSTENAVQRLEYEGIEDCRAAMLVGGSPKACIYGCLGLG
- the rsxA gene encoding electron transport complex subunit RsxA, which gives rise to MDLGQLFAIIIGAVFVSNFVLMRFLGLCPFVGVSKDSDSALGMGMAVIFVMTMASLVTWFIYTYVLEPFGITYLRTIAFILVIATLVQFVEMVIEKTSPALHRSLGIYLPLITTNCAVLGVAVVNVEDFMNADLPAAASFIYTVVHGFSAGLGFTLALVLMAAIRERLDLLDVPKSMRGIPITFIVAGLMAMAFMGFSGLKIG
- a CDS encoding RnfABCDGE type electron transport complex subunit E, yielding MSAINELVKGVYRENPVFRLALGLCPALAVSTSVENAIGMGGAATFVLLGSNIVISLVRKAIPAKVRIPCFIVVIATFVTIVELVMGAYLPELSKSLGIFIPLIVVNCIILGRAEAFASKNGLGLSILDAVGMGIGFTFALVTVSAIREIMGDGKLFGYMVFGPGYKPVLMMILAPGAFITMGLLMGYFNMIDAMRRRKSEES
- a CDS encoding FMN-binding protein codes for the protein MGNFVRLVGTLAVIAAIASFGLSAVYNATHEITAAYKVQEQENARREVLPDAGDAVFEMTETDTELQGRPFVYYTAYGTDARDDVIGWTFTAYGKGYSSTIETIVGVVPGGTISGVKIVFQQETPGLGAKVTEVASENTLWAMLSGSAVDESGARPWFQVQFDGRSADELAIVKSESEDGILAITGATISSEAVTASVREGLGHLLSIVEGGAGAGAGGVGADNGGETDPDAGGAEPEPGDEALSQNGSTGEDAA
- a CDS encoding RnfABCDGE type electron transport complex subunit D, which translates into the protein MAETEARPRFLVSASPHIRQDVSVPRVMYGVVIALIPALVGSVYFYGLRALYLTLIACVTCLATEALIQRMRNVPVTIADGSALVTGILLAFNLPPGVPWWMPVVGSVFAIAIGKQVFGGLGYNPLNPALLGRAFLLASWPVAMTTTWLPARGGTLSGAGLSGVDVVTQATPLALMRKVNEILADPSSTTHQLVQAREVLTELGSADTMLNLFVGRIGGCIGETSVLLLLVGAAYLLFKRYIDWRIPLAYIGTVALLTWIFGGANGFFTGNALFHMLAGGLVLGAFYMATDMVSSPVTPKGMMIFGVGCGVITVVIRLIGGYPEGVSYSILLMNVAVPLIDRHTRPKTFGEVKQRG